A stretch of the Panicum virgatum strain AP13 chromosome 9N, P.virgatum_v5, whole genome shotgun sequence genome encodes the following:
- the LOC120692275 gene encoding E3 ubiquitin-protein ligase EL5-like, whose protein sequence is MAVTGTSAAAAATMLAAAAAIFITFVLCFYLFLCAKRYRGAAPTIGAAGAGAGRGRARFVFAGAGCHGGGGGMDEAAIAALPRREVAAGDPPADCAVCIAEVAAGEAARVLPRCGHAFHVECVDMWLRSHSTCPLCRCAVVDEEAVRAPEADPESPNFPTNVLFVGSQDAVSTRGAVAAPAEPPQAARQPPAVPPQLIPGPIAGVAAVVEAARVAALRRLLGCGGATPSPPTPPQQQQQQDRDLEAGGLGCGESSGSPPPAKPQ, encoded by the coding sequence ATGGCGGTGACGGggacctcggcggcggcggcggccacgatgctggcggcggcggcggccatcttCATCACATTCGTCCTCTGCTTCTACCTCTTCCTCTGCGCCAAGCGCTACCGCGGCGCCGCCCCGACGAtcggggccgccggcgccggcgcgggcaggGGCCGCGCGCGGTTCGTCTTCGCGGGCGCGGgctgccacggcggcggcggcggcatggacgaggccgccatcgccgcgctGCCGCGGAGGGAGGTGGCCGCGGGGGACCCGCCCGCGGACTGCGCCGTCTGCATCGCGGAGGTGGCCGCCGGGGAGGCCGCCCGCGTGCTGCCCCGGTGCGGCCACGCGTTCCACGTCGAGTGCGTCGACATGTGGCTGCGCTCCCACTCCACCTGCCCGCTCTGCCGCTGCGCGGTCGTCGACGAGGAGGCGGTGCGGGCGCCCGAGGCCGACCCGGAGTCGCCCAACTTCCCCACCAACGTCCTCTTCGTCGGCTCCCAGGACGCCGTCAGCACCCGAGGCGCcgtcgcggcgccggcggagcctCCCCAGGCGGCGCGCCAGCCGCCGGCGGTGCCGCCGCAGCTGATTCCAGGGCCCATAGCCGGAGTCGCGGCCGTCGTGGAGGCGGCAAGGGTAGCCGCCCTACGCCGGCtgctgggctgcggcggcgcgacgccgtCTCCACCAACgccaccgcagcagcagcagcagcaagaccgCGACTTGGAGGCCGGTGGGCTCGGCTGCGGCGAGAGCAGCgggtccccgccgccggcgaagccGCAGTAA